One stretch of Saccharopolyspora erythraea DNA includes these proteins:
- the rpsA gene encoding 30S ribosomal protein S1 → MSTDTTTVPTAAATKPQVAVNDVGTEEDFLAAVDQTIKYFNDGDIVEGTIVKVDRDEVLLDIGYKTEGVIPSRELSIKHDVDPAEVVTVGDFVEALVLQKEDKEGRLILSKKRAQYERAWGTIEELKEKDEPVRGTVIEVVKGGLILDIGLRGFLPASLVEMRRVRDLQPYVGRELEAKIIELDKNRNNVVLSRRAWLEQTQSEVRSEFLNQLQKGQVRKGVVSSIVNFGAFVDLGGVDGLVHVSELSWKHIDHPSEVVEVGQEVTVEVLDVDMDRERVSLSLKATQEDPWRQFARTHAIGQIVPGKVTKLVPFGAFVRVDEGIEGLVHISELAERHVEIPEQVVQVGDDVMIKVIDIDLERRRISLSLKQANEGFTPDSEFDPTQYGMAAEYDNEGNYIYPEGFDVETQEWQEGFETQREEWERQYAEAHSRYEAHMKQVAKAAEADAEAAAQAATGGGGGAEEQGGGNYSSSAPAEQQEDAGSLASDAQLAALREKLSGGA, encoded by the coding sequence ATGTCCACCGACACCACCACCGTCCCGACTGCAGCCGCCACCAAGCCGCAGGTCGCAGTGAACGACGTCGGGACGGAGGAGGACTTCCTCGCCGCCGTCGACCAGACCATCAAGTACTTCAACGATGGCGACATTGTTGAGGGCACCATCGTCAAGGTCGACCGTGACGAGGTGCTGCTCGACATCGGTTACAAGACCGAGGGAGTCATCCCCTCCCGCGAGCTGTCGATCAAGCACGACGTCGACCCGGCAGAGGTCGTCACCGTCGGCGACTTCGTCGAGGCGCTTGTCCTCCAGAAGGAGGACAAGGAAGGCCGGCTGATCCTCTCCAAGAAGCGTGCGCAGTACGAGCGCGCCTGGGGCACCATCGAGGAGCTCAAGGAGAAGGACGAGCCCGTGCGCGGCACCGTCATCGAGGTCGTCAAGGGCGGCCTCATCCTCGACATCGGCCTGCGCGGCTTCCTGCCCGCGTCGCTGGTCGAGATGCGCCGCGTCCGCGACCTGCAGCCCTACGTCGGCCGCGAGCTCGAGGCCAAGATCATCGAGCTGGACAAGAACCGCAACAACGTGGTCCTGTCCCGCCGCGCCTGGCTGGAGCAGACCCAGTCCGAGGTCCGCAGCGAGTTCCTCAACCAGCTGCAGAAGGGCCAGGTCCGCAAGGGCGTCGTGTCCTCCATCGTCAACTTCGGTGCGTTCGTGGACCTCGGTGGTGTCGACGGTCTGGTGCACGTCTCGGAGCTGTCCTGGAAGCACATCGACCACCCGAGCGAGGTCGTCGAGGTCGGCCAGGAGGTCACCGTCGAGGTGCTCGACGTGGACATGGACCGCGAGCGCGTCTCGCTGTCGCTGAAGGCCACCCAGGAAGACCCGTGGCGCCAGTTCGCCCGCACCCACGCGATCGGCCAGATCGTGCCGGGCAAGGTCACCAAGCTGGTGCCGTTCGGTGCGTTCGTCCGCGTCGACGAGGGCATCGAGGGCCTGGTCCACATCTCCGAGCTGGCCGAGCGCCACGTGGAGATCCCGGAGCAGGTCGTGCAGGTCGGCGACGACGTCATGATCAAGGTCATCGACATCGACCTGGAGCGCCGCCGCATCTCGCTGTCGCTCAAGCAGGCCAACGAGGGCTTCACGCCGGACTCGGAGTTCGACCCCACCCAGTACGGGATGGCCGCCGAGTACGACAACGAGGGCAACTACATCTACCCCGAGGGCTTCGACGTCGAGACCCAGGAGTGGCAGGAGGGCTTCGAGACCCAGCGCGAGGAGTGGGAGCGCCAGTACGCCGAGGCGCACTCCCGCTACGAGGCGCACATGAAGCAGGTCGCCAAGGCCGCCGAGGCCGACGCGGAGGCCGCGGCCCAGGCCGCGACCGGCGGTGGCGGCGGTGCCGAGGAGCAGGGCGGCGGGAACTACTCGTCGTCGGCTCCGGCCGAGCAGCAGGAGGACGCCGGCTCCCTGGCCAGCGACGCCCAGCTCGCCGCGCTTCGGGAGAAGCTCTCCGGCGGTGCGTGA
- a CDS encoding polysaccharide deacetylase family protein, with protein MDNELFDYSPIVEREPIHWPGGARVAFYVGVNIEHYRVDRPATSIFEGTARLAPDPLNYGWRDYGPRVGLWRLIESLDRHGMRASALLNSDVVERYPRIVEEGLARDWAWLAHGKNNSTFQADVPAEEERAYLSEVVASIEKATGRRPRGWMGPGLTESFQTPSLLAELGLSYVLDWTNDDQPYRLNVPGMLSVPYAIELNDISLFVGKSLSGPDFVRIVKDQLERLHADSAGSGRVMALALHPFVIGQPFRAKYLDQALEHVANHPGVWLTTSDEIAEHYLRSA; from the coding sequence ATGGACAACGAACTCTTCGACTACAGCCCGATCGTCGAGCGGGAGCCGATCCACTGGCCGGGCGGTGCGCGGGTCGCCTTCTACGTCGGTGTGAACATCGAGCACTACCGGGTCGACCGCCCGGCCACGAGCATCTTCGAGGGCACCGCGCGGCTGGCGCCGGACCCGCTGAACTACGGCTGGCGCGACTACGGGCCCCGCGTGGGCCTGTGGCGCCTGATCGAGAGCCTCGACCGGCACGGGATGCGCGCGAGCGCGCTGCTCAACTCCGACGTGGTCGAGCGGTATCCGCGGATCGTCGAGGAGGGGCTGGCCCGCGACTGGGCGTGGCTGGCGCACGGCAAGAACAACTCCACGTTCCAGGCCGACGTGCCCGCCGAGGAAGAACGCGCCTACCTGAGCGAGGTCGTCGCCAGCATCGAGAAGGCGACCGGTCGCCGGCCGCGCGGCTGGATGGGACCGGGACTCACCGAGAGCTTCCAGACGCCGTCGCTGCTGGCCGAACTCGGCCTGAGCTACGTCCTGGACTGGACCAACGACGACCAGCCGTACCGGCTGAACGTACCGGGGATGCTCAGCGTCCCCTACGCCATCGAGCTGAACGACATCAGCCTCTTCGTGGGCAAGAGCCTCAGCGGGCCGGACTTCGTGCGGATCGTGAAGGACCAGCTCGAGCGGCTCCACGCCGATTCGGCGGGCAGCGGCCGGGTGATGGCGCTGGCCCTGCACCCCTTCGTCATCGGCCAGCCGTTCCGGGCCAAGTACCTGGACCAGGCGTTGGAGCACGTCGCGAACCACCCTGGCGTGTGGCTCACCACCAGCGACGAGATCGCCGAGCACTACCTGCGCTCGGCGTAG
- the coaE gene encoding dephospho-CoA kinase — protein MLRVGLSGGIGSGKSTVAKRLADLGAVVIDADVLAREVVAPGSDGLAAVVERFGTEVLDAEGALDRPAMARRIFGDDEARAALNAIVHPRVGARTAELMAQAAEDALVVHDVPLLVELGYAPNYHLVVIVDAPVEDRVGRLVDRGLEESDARARIRAQATEDQRREAADVWLDNSGSVGDVHAAVDALWADRLVPFEANVRLRTRPPKRSPVLVEPDPEWPRTARRLLARLERAAGDAVVRADHIGSTAVPGLPAEDVVDLQLTVRSMAAADGLAEPLAQAGFPVVPEIRGDDPHPVAPDPGRWAKRVHVSADPGRYANVHVRVAGSPGWRYALLYRDWLRADDDAREEYLRIKREAAQRHASDPDHDACTDAKEPWFADALPRAEEWASRTGWEPPAV, from the coding sequence GTGTTGCGCGTGGGACTCAGCGGCGGGATCGGATCGGGCAAGTCCACGGTGGCGAAGCGGCTGGCCGATCTCGGCGCCGTCGTCATCGACGCCGACGTGCTCGCCCGGGAGGTGGTGGCGCCGGGCAGCGACGGGCTGGCCGCGGTGGTGGAGCGGTTCGGCACCGAGGTCCTGGACGCCGAGGGAGCGCTGGACCGGCCCGCGATGGCCCGCCGGATCTTCGGCGACGACGAGGCCCGCGCCGCGCTGAACGCGATCGTGCACCCGAGGGTGGGTGCCCGGACCGCCGAGCTGATGGCGCAGGCCGCCGAGGACGCGCTCGTCGTGCACGACGTGCCGCTGCTGGTGGAGCTCGGCTACGCCCCGAACTACCACCTGGTCGTCATCGTCGACGCGCCGGTCGAGGACCGGGTCGGCAGGCTGGTCGACCGCGGCCTCGAGGAGTCCGACGCCAGGGCCCGCATCCGCGCGCAGGCCACCGAGGACCAGCGCCGCGAGGCGGCCGACGTGTGGCTGGACAACAGCGGATCTGTCGGCGACGTGCACGCCGCGGTCGACGCGCTGTGGGCGGACCGGCTGGTCCCCTTCGAGGCGAACGTGCGGTTGCGGACCCGGCCGCCCAAGCGGTCTCCGGTCCTGGTCGAGCCGGACCCGGAGTGGCCGCGCACCGCGCGGCGGCTGCTCGCCCGCCTGGAGCGCGCGGCAGGGGACGCCGTGGTGCGGGCCGACCACATCGGCTCGACGGCGGTGCCGGGCCTGCCCGCCGAGGACGTCGTCGACCTCCAGCTCACCGTCCGCTCGATGGCCGCCGCCGACGGGCTCGCCGAGCCGCTGGCGCAGGCCGGTTTCCCGGTGGTGCCCGAGATCCGCGGCGACGACCCGCACCCGGTGGCACCCGATCCCGGGCGGTGGGCCAAGCGCGTGCACGTCTCCGCCGACCCCGGTCGCTACGCCAACGTGCACGTGCGCGTCGCGGGCAGCCCCGGCTGGCGCTACGCGCTGCTGTACCGCGACTGGCTGCGCGCCGACGACGATGCCCGCGAGGAGTACCTGCGGATCAAGCGCGAGGCCGCGCAACGGCACGCGTCCGATCCTGACCACGACGCCTGCACCGACGCGAAGGAACCGTGGTTCGCCGACGCGTTGCCGCGGGCGGAGGAGTGGGCGTCGCGCACCGGGTGGGAACCGCCCGCGGTGTGA
- a CDS encoding class I SAM-dependent methyltransferase encodes MAGPSSPERPDQQTAGGHAAAEATLGTVGVSKRTAGVVESRLASRLWWDADADDYHHEHGDFLGVSDFVWCPEGLRESEAGLLGEVRGADVLEVGCGSAPCARWLAAQGARPVGLDISAGMLRHAAEGAERSGIDVPLVQASADALPFADDSFDIACSAFGGVPFVADSGAVMREVARVLRPGGRWVFAVTHPMRWMFSDDPGPGGLTVVQSYFDRTPYVEVDGNGRATYVEHHRTLGDYVGQLAAAGLRLVELVEPEWPEGHTQVWGQWSPLRGRLFPGTSIFRCVLG; translated from the coding sequence TTGGCCGGCCCCAGCAGTCCGGAGCGTCCCGACCAGCAGACCGCGGGCGGCCACGCCGCGGCGGAAGCCACGCTGGGCACGGTCGGTGTGAGCAAACGCACGGCGGGCGTGGTCGAGTCGCGCCTGGCCAGCCGCCTGTGGTGGGACGCCGACGCCGACGACTACCACCACGAGCACGGCGACTTCCTCGGCGTCAGCGACTTCGTCTGGTGCCCGGAGGGCCTGCGCGAGTCCGAGGCGGGGCTGCTCGGCGAGGTTCGCGGTGCCGACGTGCTGGAGGTGGGCTGCGGTTCGGCTCCGTGCGCGCGCTGGCTCGCCGCCCAGGGCGCCCGCCCGGTGGGCCTGGACATCTCGGCCGGGATGCTGCGCCACGCCGCCGAGGGCGCCGAGCGCAGCGGTATCGACGTCCCGCTGGTGCAGGCCAGCGCCGACGCCCTGCCCTTCGCCGACGACTCCTTCGACATCGCATGCTCGGCCTTCGGCGGGGTGCCGTTCGTCGCCGACTCCGGCGCGGTGATGCGGGAGGTGGCGCGGGTGCTGCGCCCCGGTGGCCGCTGGGTCTTCGCGGTGACCCATCCGATGCGGTGGATGTTCTCCGACGACCCCGGCCCCGGCGGGCTCACCGTCGTCCAGTCCTACTTCGACCGCACTCCCTACGTGGAGGTCGACGGCAACGGCCGGGCCACCTACGTCGAGCACCACCGCACGCTCGGCGACTACGTCGGCCAGCTCGCCGCGGCCGGGCTGCGGCTGGTGGAGCTGGTGGAGCCGGAGTGGCCGGAGGGCCACACGCAGGTCTGGGGCCAGTGGAGCCCGCTGCGCGGCAGACTGTTCCCCGGAACCTCGATCTTCCGCTGCGTGCTGGGCTGA
- a CDS encoding NAD(P)/FAD-dependent oxidoreductase, which translates to MREDGMDRAPEKVVVVGAGVVGLSTAWFLREHGVEVSVVDRRAVAAGASWGNAGYVTPGFAVPLPEPGVLRYGLRSLSDRDAPLYVPASADTGLWSFLARFARHCTARAWRRSMAAFAPLNAGCLEAFDELARGGVRASAVPAAVTAAFERREQVAELRHEFERIRQAGQDVEFSEPDIGEVDVPQLSSRIGAVLRLEGQRFVDPGEFTRALARGVEARGASIRTGFAVRDVLRSGSRLVVRSEQHDGITADAVVLATGAWLSPLARAFGVRRQVRAGRGYSFTVPTEQPVPGPVYLPAVRVACTPYQGAMRVAGTMEFRDPDAPLDPARLDAIVRSARPLLRGVDWSARRDEWVGPRPVTADGLPLVGASRMPGVYVAGGHGMWGLTLGPITGQLLSEQIVCGKQPAALRPLDPLR; encoded by the coding sequence ATGCGGGAGGACGGGATGGACCGGGCCCCGGAGAAGGTCGTCGTGGTCGGTGCCGGTGTGGTCGGGCTGTCGACCGCGTGGTTCCTGCGGGAGCACGGCGTCGAGGTGTCGGTCGTGGACCGGCGCGCGGTCGCCGCGGGTGCTTCCTGGGGCAACGCCGGATACGTCACCCCCGGGTTCGCGGTCCCGCTGCCCGAACCCGGTGTCCTGCGCTACGGGCTGCGGTCGCTGAGCGACCGCGACGCGCCGCTCTACGTGCCCGCATCGGCCGACACGGGGCTCTGGTCGTTCCTCGCCAGGTTCGCCCGCCACTGCACGGCACGCGCATGGCGCCGGTCGATGGCCGCTTTCGCACCGCTCAACGCCGGGTGCCTCGAAGCCTTCGACGAGCTGGCCCGGGGCGGGGTGCGGGCTTCCGCGGTGCCTGCCGCGGTCACCGCCGCGTTCGAGCGGCGCGAGCAGGTCGCCGAGCTGCGCCACGAGTTCGAGCGGATCCGGCAGGCCGGGCAGGACGTGGAGTTCAGCGAGCCGGACATCGGCGAGGTCGACGTTCCCCAGCTGTCCTCGCGCATCGGGGCGGTGCTGCGGCTGGAAGGGCAGCGCTTCGTCGACCCCGGCGAGTTCACGCGCGCCCTCGCTCGCGGCGTCGAAGCGCGCGGAGCGAGCATCCGCACCGGTTTCGCCGTGCGCGACGTGCTCCGCAGCGGCTCGCGGCTGGTGGTCAGGAGCGAACAGCACGACGGGATCACCGCCGACGCCGTGGTGCTGGCGACGGGCGCGTGGCTCTCACCGCTGGCCCGCGCGTTCGGCGTCCGCAGGCAGGTGCGCGCAGGTCGCGGCTACTCCTTCACCGTCCCGACCGAACAACCCGTTCCCGGGCCGGTCTACCTGCCCGCCGTGCGCGTCGCCTGCACGCCCTACCAGGGCGCGATGCGGGTCGCCGGGACCATGGAGTTCCGCGACCCCGACGCACCTCTGGACCCGGCGCGCCTCGATGCGATCGTGCGCTCGGCCCGTCCGCTGCTGCGCGGCGTCGACTGGAGCGCTCGCCGGGACGAGTGGGTCGGGCCGCGTCCGGTGACCGCCGACGGGCTCCCGCTCGTCGGCGCCTCCCGCATGCCCGGTGTCTACGTCGCGGGCGGGCACGGCATGTGGGGTCTGACGCTGGGGCCCATCACGGGGCAGCTGCTGTCGGAGCAGATCGTGTGCGGCAAGCAGCCCGCCGCGCTGCGGCCGCTCGACCCGCTGCGATGA